Part of the Leptospiraceae bacterium genome is shown below.
GTAGAGACTCTTGTAACCATCATTCTTTTCGATTACTTGCTTAAGAAATGAAATTCTGCTTAATGCTTCTTTATAAGAATTTGGAGCAATGTCAAAATATTTTGTAGATGTAGCAAGTTTCTCATTGAGATTAGTTACTTGATCTACATGCAATGTTTCAATGTAGTTGACGCGTTTTTTACTTTTTGCAATTGCCATTTTTGATTTCCGCTCTTGAATGGAAATATATTGATCAATGCATATCGGATATTTTTCAATGGTTGTCTTAACTGCTTTTGTAAATTGTTTTAGTGTCGGTGCATGGTGTTTAGGTAATAATTTCGTTAAATATCTACTTATTTTTGCTCTCAATATTTCATTGTCCAGAGAACTAATAACCGTATTAAATCGAGAATAAAGGTTAGCTCGATTTATCCAAGTGTTGTCTTTAGTTAAAATAGATTTCGGGGAAAGCAGAATATAATCATTTTGAAATTTTGGAAGAATAAATGTTGCAGGAAGCCATGACTCGGTTATATAATCAAATTTTACTTTTTGTATCGAAAATTCGTCTGTCAATTCTGGTTTGATATTAAGTTTGGTGAACTCTGCCGTATAATTTAAAAGAAATTCTTTAATGAGATTAACTGTAAAATCACTAATCATATCTCTACCTACACCTTCATTGAATAAGGTAATTTTTTCTAGATGAGCTTCTTCTGTTAATTTCTCCTTGCCTGAATATTTAAAGATTAGTGGAAGATTTTTCTTCAACTCCTTTGCAAATGCACTACCTAGGCCACGGCCTTTATTTCCAGTTTCACTAAACCCAAGCCAATTTTGAGATACTTCCGGGAAATAATACCATTGCTTAATTAAACCTTCTGACAGTTTATATTTAGATTTTCCTTTAAGAAAGATAATGTATTCCAAGAGTTCATCATGAAGCTTTTTGAAATTAGTATTTTTATGAGTATATAACAGAAAGGGATCAACGAAAAGGGGAAGGTCATTGATGTCTTGTCCTGAAATAGTTGACAATATATAGGAGAGACGAAATGGAAAAAAAAGTAAGTCCGACATATATTCGATATAGCGAAGCTTTTCAGAAAAAGTGGTAGAAGAAATCAGGCAAGGAAAGTTTACGATGGAAGGAGCTAGAAAGTTTTACGACATTTCAGGCTCATCGACTGTGAGAAAGTGGTTGAAGAATGGGAACGAAAAGTGATTTAGCAAGAAAGGTGGTGATACAGATGCCGAATGAAGTAGAAGAACGAAAAAAGTTGAAAGAAGAGATCAAGAAGTTGAAGATAGCATTAGCAGATTCAGTAATGAAAAATCAAGTATATGAGACTTTGATAGAAGTTGTGGATGAGCATTACAATACGGACGTAAAAAAAAACTTTTCAGTAAAACTTTAGAGCGAGCAAGGACTAAGCGGCTAATATAATTTAGACGCTGTAGTCACTATCTAGGACATAGTAGAGCAAATTATTATAAAGGCAAAAAGAGGCTAATAAAAGAAGAAGAGAAAAAGCAATAGTAATCAAAGAAGTGTTGAAAATACGCAAACTAAAAGCCAAAACAGGAACTATCAAATTAAAAAAGGAGATGGATAATAAACTCTCATTTAAGATAGGCAGGGATTGGCTCTTTTCGCTTATGAACGAATATGGATTAGCCATCAAAAAGAAAAAGCGATCAATAAAAACTACAAATTCCCGTCATAAATTTCCAATCTATAGAAATGAAATAAAAGATTTGCCTACCAATTTTCCGGGATTCATTATAGTTTCGGATATTACATATATACCTACACTTGAGGGTAATCTATATTTGTCGTTACTTACAGAAAGGAATACAAAGAAAATACTCGGTTACAACATTGGAGAAAGCCTGATCGTAGAAGAGTCAATTAAGGCACTTGAGATTGCACTCAAAATGCTACCTAAAACGCATCATGAAATAGTGTATCATCATTCCGATCGTGGTTCGCAGTATTGCTGCTATGATTACGTGAATATTCTTAAATCGCAAAATATTCGTATAAGCATGACAGAGGATAATCACTGTTATGAGAACGCCGTTGCTGAAAGGGTGAATGGAATTTTGAAGGATGAATTTCTATTAGATAAATTTCCTTCTAAGGAATTGGCTCGCAAGTCAATTAAACAAAGTATCAAAATATACAATGAATCAAGACTCCACCAAACAATTGATTACCTAACTCCAGATGAAGCTTACTATAAAAAATGGTCTACTTATTTTAGGAATTGACAGATTAATGAAATATTTAGAGCCCCATATTCTTTTAGCAGTTTAGGATCTATTTGAAAATATTCTGTAAAATACATTTTGTTTTCCTTTTAAGCGGATAGCACCTAACTAACTTTATATAAAGTTAGTAATTTACTGTCCATAACTTTAGTTATTTTATGAGATTATTAAACTTATTTAAGACTCCATCTAAGTTAGGCTATAGTCGGTTTTTATTTTAAGCACAATTTCAAGAATTAAGAAGAAGAAGGTTAGCGATCCATTAATAAATCGAACTAAAGGTTTAGAAATTGGTACACCTCGCAAGGCAAGGGAAATTGTCCCAGTTCAGATGAAAGCGGAATTTTAGGATATGCAAAATAAGCTAAGCTCCAGAGGATAAAAG
Proteins encoded:
- a CDS encoding IS3 family transposase, which translates into the protein MVIKEVLKIRKLKAKTGTIKLKKEMDNKLSFKIGRDWLFSLMNEYGLAIKKKKRSIKTTNSRHKFPIYRNEIKDLPTNFPGFIIVSDITYIPTLEGNLYLSLLTERNTKKILGYNIGESLIVEESIKALEIALKMLPKTHHEIVYHHSDRGSQYCCYDYVNILKSQNIRISMTEDNHCYENAVAERVNGILKDEFLLDKFPSKELARKSIKQSIKIYNESRLHQTIDYLTPDEAYYKKWSTYFRN